atagtcctggggtcggctattgcctgcgccgtaacttcctcgtgcggtcacccatcgctgcggtgctggctcgtttaacttagtttcatttcattgctattatttttcctttgtttttcttgtattttcctttcttgtatttcattattttatgtattctcactaacatttaaatataatttcaagcatcctagctatccagacagacactgtcatcagaacagtagaacgcactactgaacataggggtgttacatccaccGATGATCACAATCGTAAGGATGGATCCAGAGCCCTCGGATCAAAAAGCAGATGGCAGGTTTggtgctttttattcccagcctttagatccatcttgtaaggcaagaccctgagtcgttggattaagagaagaaaTGACGAATATTTTGAACGGAATCCCaaccctctattttgattctctttaattatgagacatcagattatgttcttttgaatctaaaccctccgtctcccctAGTGAGTTCCTAAGCCTTCATTATGGGCACCCGTtcactataaatacctgcatgcaatactgtagaagggacggacgaaaaaaggtggtagtgattatagtggaaagactctgaaatttgattcagtcttgctactttgccattctgagctttcgtagcattgagaaactttagaaaccaattttcttaagtatcttTATTAAAGGAGCTCTGAAccttgaaattttcattttcagtgcctGTTCATTACTCTGTAAGACCATTTTCGTTCAGTTTCATCCTCACCGCCCTAATATCAATACATTACTCTCCAAGCTCAACCTCGTTTCGACCTATTCTTATTATGTCAGATAAGTTCGAGTCTTTCTGCCATCAACTTTCACGTCTACACGACTTGTGGATACCGGAATTAACTCATTCGTCTCCTCAACTTCCtacaggtaagcgtctaaaccATTATTTTTGTCTGATATCCTCGTCTTTTTTTCTCCAgctttcttttaaaatttcttttatatccagTTGCACTACATCTCAAGATAGATTACCTAGGCCAATAGTTATTTCCAGTGTCTTCTTTTATTTTGTTCGAATATTCCATTTGTCGAGAGTAGATGTTCGAGTCCTCAGCGGctcgtaaatactctaaagaGAATAGGTAAGAATATCTTAACAAGAGTTTTTGGGActgaataaataaaaatgatGAAGGAAAATAGGTATATCAAAAGGGCTGAATAGGAGGGGGAACATAATTATGTTAAACAAATAAGTCAAGAGGTCGGGCCACGGAACGAGCCCAGGTGATGATATAATAGATCGGGAATCAAAATAAGCTCGGATCCCGAGCGAGCAGCTAAAAGAGATCGAACCAAAGAGTTCGGATAAAGCGACCATGCAGAAGATCGGCAAGGAGTTAGGTTTTCCGTCCACTATCTAGTTATAGGGTCTTGTAGGCTGGGAAAAATTGTACACGGGTCTCTTGTGTCCTCGGTACCTCATTCCCACAAAAGGGGTCAAGAAGGACCCTTTACCAAAATCCTTAGTTCCAAGTTCTTACAAAACTCCATAAATACTttaaagagatcgggggagagttcttacccgattctcagctaaaatcttaaaaaatatgtggagatcggaggagagttcttatccgagatccttcacctaaactttaaacagaatactttaagagatcgggggagagttcttacccgattctcagccaaaatcttaaaaaatatgtggagatcggaggagagttcttatccgagatccttcacctaaactttaaacagaatactttaatagatcaggggagagttcttacccgattctcagccaaaatcttaaaaaatatgtggagatcggaggagagttcttatcagaaaTCCTTCACCaaaactttaaacagaatactttaagagatcgggggagagttcttacccgattcttagccaaaatcttaaaaaatatgtggagatcggaggagagttcttatccgagatccttcacctaAACTTTAAATAgaacactttaagagatcgggggagagttcttacccgattctcagccaaaatcttaaaaaatatgtggagatcagaggagagttcttatccgaaatctcccgctcAAACTCTTAACAAAATATATCAAGAGATCGGGAGAAATTTCTTATccgaattctcttaactaaaatctaaattaaaatatcacaacttcaataCACAAAGTAACCCCTAAACAAAAGTCCGCTACACGACacctactcactaagggtcatctcatgtactcatgttcttgggcagccctgaatagtgaaatatcaaatatttcttttatccacacgaaggattaacatcgtcactccaacccccccattaccaattttaatttatgaagagcataaagttaaatctgcttaccctcgttgagggacgtggtggggtgtctaacaccttccccacccgtatacggaccccaaacctagaatctctgttttcgaagtggtttctttttaatttacctttacacatgattttctttaattttcattaaaattaaagtgacgactcctcacttttcccacttaaGTGAGAACTTATCCAGGCGACCGTAAAAACTCTTgctaaaaataacataaaatatagaatatttatttattataaaaaaaagttttttttttataaacaaaaataattattttattattttataattacactttgaaattggttaattattttttaaggaatttaattattttcttattttaataataaaataaataatatgatataataaattaataataatatttttattttaataatataataaatgatataatatatgaaattaataattatgtatttattttaataataaaataaataatataatataataaatttataattttatatttatttcaattataaaataaattatataatatatacactTATATGTCATTTTACATATTAACagtaacatttaaatataatttttcttaACACTTAATATAAATTTACTTTCATTAGCTATCAGCTAATAATAACAGCTATTAGTTAACaactattaattatatttaacaaTCAAATCAAATAGACCCTTAATTAAAACATTTATCCTCAGAGAGAATATGATATATGTGCGTATattgacttgtccaattaaatttaattcattaGAAGTTCGAGTTTGCAAAGTGTGAGAATCAACGAGGTAGTTAGCTCTCCACCTTAAAGATTCACAGTGAACACGAAACGCCATTTCCAAGTACACACTTCAATGTTAACTCTAGTAATTTCGTATCGCTTAAAGAGTTCACCCAACACAAATATTGAAAAAAGTGATGAGTTGTGAATCACACTCACAAAACTGCGGATTCCACATTTGTAAATTTAAAAAACAACTATTTTTTGTGTGGTGTTGAGTGCGTTGTACAAGTTGCTATGCATCACCTTGCATGTGAATCCACCCTTCCCAAGTTCTTCCAACAAAGCTTAAAACATAGTATGACTAGCCAAATACTTTGACCTTATTTTAGCTTTCATATTATAAATGGTCTTGGAAATAGCTTCCATATTTGGAATATTTTGTCTGAGGGAAGAAAGAATAGTTCGACGTGCTGTGCCAGCTTTAGCCATTTCTTTCACGCTCACAATCTCCTCTCCTGAAAGACAAGAAGGTTGACCTGACATGTGTGAAGCACTTTAACACATGAAACCATCACTTTTTCTATGAACTCACACTTCCAATGGgcagttttattattattattattattattattattattattattattatcataaagTACTTAAAATGGACAGTTGATCAATCAAGAATCCATTTTTCTTTTTCGTTCTTCCGTTGAAATTTTATATCAATTGTGATAATGATTTTCCCTATCACAACCAATATAAACAAATTTATCTTTTTGTGATTTCTTGCCCTGTATAACCTTGTGTACGTACAAAGCTTTAGGTCTGAGCagtatttgatttaaataaaaaatttaaattaaactgaattaatttgattcatttgatttaattttttaatccatttaatttaatttaattttaaattttataaaaatttaattttttaatttaattcagttaattcagtaaaaaaaaataaaaaaaactgaaTTAAACCGAACATATGCATAGAAAAGCTTATGAAACGCAGCCCTAAGCCCTCTCTCTTTTCTTTCAACCGACTCTCACCCACACTCTATGCTTCCTAGTTCTCTCAAAAACTCACGAACTCAAAGTTCTCCATCTCTCATCTTCTTGAGTTCTTTCGACAAATCCTTCCCTTTCCTTCTCTCTGAACGACTCTTCTCCCTTAACTTCTTCACAAACTTAGTAGCATTGTGTCTCCAATCACATCTCTAACAGATTGAAATCAATCAAAAAAGTTGGAATGATTCCAGTCCAGATCGCATCTCCAGTCTAGATCGCGTCTCCAATAGATCAAAATCAGTGAAATAAAAGCTTTAATGGCTCCTGGGTTCGTGGTCGAGGAGCTTTTCTTCTATACTTTCATGGTACTAGCTTCTGGGTTTATGAGTTCATCGCTTATGGGTTTATGGATTCAtgctatttttaacttttttttttccttttgggtTTTTGAATCTTTGTAATGACTCTTGTGATTGAGGATTTTGTTGATACCTattgaaatttcaatttttgagaAGTTGTTCATGTTATATTGCGATTTATCATAATTTTTACTGATTGTTTGAGTTGTTAATGGGTTGTTCGTTGTTAAGTTCATGGGTTCATTCTTATCTGGGACTAGCTAATCAACATTTGTTGAAGATGAACGTAGCATCTGGTATTTGCCCAAAACCAACTGTTCTGAATTGAACCAAACCGAACCAAATCggctcggttcgattcgattttctctTAGTTTGGCTCAGTTTTGGttgatattttatataaaatcagtattttaatttttcaattttaattctatttaaaatcaaaccgatcaAATGCTCTTTCCGACGAAGCTTTGAACGCTATTATGAAGATCTTCACAACTTTGAAAATTATTCTGTAGAGcttcaattgaattaaattgcacaatataattttttttttgtcctcCTTTAATGGTTTATAATGAGtaattaaattaatcaaaattgatTATTTTGATAAGAATATATTCAGTTCGGTTCAATTTAACTTTTAATTAgtggttataaaaattttttatttttaattgttaattCAGTTATCTTTAATTTGGTAACCAAATGAACTGAATGTCTATTAATTAatgtattaattataattttattaataatattttatttataattattattttatgatattataataatatttaacttattctcttattaatattaaattatatttattatttttcataaataaaaaatttataaatatatttttattaataattaattaattaataatataaaatatattttttaatttttcaattaatttgattataagtaataatttattaaatattttttttacttctattaaaattaatttttcttaatttaatttgattaagttaacatTTGTAAAATCAGTTaataattcaactaattaaaaaTTCGGATGGGTTTAGCGCAAACTTGCCTTATTGATATGGGCGTGCCaatgaaaaaattatataataaaataataattttatgtaGGCAATTCTATATGAAATAATAAGCGAATAATATTTCGACacatgaataaatgtgattctaTAAATAAAAGGAGTGAAATCTAAAATAAATAACTAccaaacagtttttttttttttttttttgtgataacCAAACTTATTTACATATCAAAGCTTCATTTGTGTCacaaaaaataacttatatataaaaatattttttataaaaaatatttttttattatttaattataatattaaattaataatatgtgtttattataaataaataaataaataaataaataaataaatgtatttatattttaataaaattattaaaatttaaaaaataaaaaataattttttcaattaaaaaataatattcatatttttttattaataaattatttttctctttaaataaaaaaaatatttttccttgataaatatttttaagtgtattaaatattaaaaaacgtaaaaaatactttttaaaaatatatttttttttttaaataaatgaagTCTAACTTATTAGTGATTTACCATTCTATATGCATCTTATACAAAATTACTTACTTACCACATAATTACTCATGCAAATAttctatttaattaaaatgaaatccAAATAATCGAATAATCAAAATGCCTACGTGGCATGATTTTCGCTTCGGTGAATGCTAAGCAAATCGTCTCCCGTTTCGGCTGCTGGTCCAAGAAAAACTTGGCTGGTGGAGCCGATGTCTTCGCTCCAGCGAGTGTTAGATCCCATCCCTTCTTCAATCTTTTTTCTACCACCGTTACCCTTACCCAAATTCCATTTTTACACCACCGCCGTAAAACCCAGAACCCACTTTCTCCTCCTCTCGGCAAGAGCAGCCAGAAGAGATGTCTGGACCAGAAGCAACACAACTCATAGAACGCCGTCGTATTTTCCAAAACGACAAAACAAAGAACCGGTGTTTTTGGATCACAGTGTAGACATGAACGAGCTGTTGAGCTCCATTAGCCAAACCCAAAACGAGCAGGAACTTTACTCTTTGCTTTCTCCATACAAAGATAGGCAACTTTCTATCCGGTTCATGGTTTCTCTTCTTTCTCATGAATCCGATTGGGAGAGATCTATCGCTCTTCTTGATTGGATCAATGAGGTAGCTCGCTATTCTCCTTCGGTGTTTGCATACAACGTGGTTATGCGTAATGTGCTTAGGGCCAAGCAGTGGGAACTCGCTTATGGCCTGTTTGATGAAATGCGTCAGAAAGCTCTTGCACCTGATAGGTATACTTACTCTATGCTCATTACTTATTTTGGAAAAGCGGGTATGTTTGATTCTTCTCTTTTTTGGCTCCAACAAATGGAGCAAGACCGTGTGTCAGGTGATCTTGTTTTGTATAGTAATTTAATTGAGCTTTCGCGCAAGTTGCGAGATTATTCTAAGGCTATTTCTATATTTATGAGGCTAAAAAGGAGTGGGATTATGCCGGATTTGGTTGCCTATAATTCCATGATTAATGTCTTTGGGAAAGCTAGGTTGTTTAGAGAGGCGAGGATGCTGCTAAAGGAGATGAGAGAAGTGGGGGTTATGCCTGATACAGTAAGTTATTCAACGCTTTTAAGTGTTTATGTTGAACATGAGAAGTTTGTGGAGGCCTTGTCTGTTTTTGCAGAGATGAAAGATGTCAAGTGCCCACTTGACCTCACAACATgtaatattatgattgatgtttatGGACAGCTTGATATGGCCAAGGAAGCAGATAGGTTGTTTTGGAGCATGAGGAAGATGGGGATAGAGCCAAATGTTGTTAGTTATAATACCCTTTTGAAGGTCTATGGCGAGGCTGAACTTTTTGGGGAAGCTATCCATTTATTTAGGTTGATGCAGAGGAAGGATATTGAGCAGAATGTTATCACATACAATACTATGATCAAGATTTATGGGAAGTCACTTGAGCATGAAAAGGCCACAAATCTTGTGCAAGAGATGCAGAAAAGAGGCATTGAACCAAATGCCATTACATACTCAACAATCATTTCTATTTGGGGTAAGGCAGGAAAATTGGATAGGGCAGCAATGTTGTTCCAAAAGCTGAGGAGTTCAGGGGTTGAGATTGATCAAGTCCTTTATCAAACCATGATTGTAGCTTATGAGAGGGTAGGCTTGGTTGCTCATGCCAAGCGTCTGCTTCATGAGCTCAAATGCCCTGATAATATCCCTAGGGAGACTGCCATTAAAATTCTTGCCAGAGCTGGTAGGATAGAAGAGGCCACGTGGGTTTTTCGTCAGGCTTTTGATGATGGTGAGGTGAAGGACATATCTGTATTTGGATGCATGATTGATCTTTTCTCAAGAAACAAAAGGCCTGCAAATGTCATCGAGGTGTTTGAGAAGATGAGACGAGCTGGATATTTCCCAGATTCTGATGTGATTGCTCTTGTCCTGAATGCTTATGGAAAGTTGAGGGAATTTGAGAAGGCAGATTCTTTATATAGGGAAATGCAGGAAGAAGGGTGTGTTTTTCCAGATGAAGTTCACTTTCAGATGCTGAGCCTCCATGGTGCAAGAAAAGATTTTATGATGGTAGAATCTCTGTTTGAGAAGCTAGATTCTGATCCTAACATTAACAAAAAGGAATTGCATCTTGTTGTTGCCAGCATCTATGAAAAAGCAAATAGATTAAATGATGCATCACGAATCATGAACAGTATGAGTGAAGAAGGGGTTTTGAGATTACAACCTTTTTAGAAGTTTGAATCGGCCTAGTGTCTTGTAGCATCTGCCAACTGTTGTAGATTGCACCTTCTTGTACTGATTATATTGTAAATATCTTATTTGAAGATCATATCTTTTCAGTTTTCTGAAAAATGAAAATGGTAATGGCATTGAGTTTTTTCCCTGGTGATGTATGAAATAGCTTTAGTTTTAGGAACTTGTGTACAGTTCTCTTATCTCCTCTCCTTTAGTTGTTTTCGTTCTATTCAAGATGAGAAGCAAGTAGATACATGTGTGCTTGGGCAAATGAGCAATGGCTTATTGGGTTTCCCATTTGGCATGGATTTACCAAATCTATTTGGTTCAAGGCTTCTTATTGTCAAAACAAAACCATGAGTTCTAGATGTCATTATGAATTGTACATTTTTTGTATCTGATCCATAAAATACATAATTATATCTTCAAAATGAAGTATTGTCGTTTTGTTCTTCTTGATTACTCTGAGCAAGATCTATGAATTATGAGTATGAAAAATGAGAAGAAGAATAGAAAATGTCAGTTTTATGAAGATGGTTCAGTTATCTTTTACTCTCATTACTGGAAAACCAGAATCTGAAAACCAAGAGACCCTATTCCCGTTGGCTTTCAATGGGCCACTCTATTGTTGAAGAGCTGGTTTAATGAGTTGTAAGCATGTGAATATAGTTTCATAGCCTCCCTGTAGAAATGAATATGGTTTTGTGGCTTGCCCATGGAATTTCTCCCAGTATGCTGACATTAGAATAAGCAGTTTCAAAGGTTTTAGAGACAGGCTAGCATCTGTGCATGTTAATACGCATCCATGTGAGTTATCTAGGAGTATATTGGTGGTCTTTGGCTAGGTTGGGAATTGGGATAAATCTATGAAAGATTTCTGGACTCGAATATTATCTATGCCTCAAAGTGATATTTGTGGGCTCTGCAGA
The Hevea brasiliensis isolate MT/VB/25A 57/8 chromosome 18, ASM3005281v1, whole genome shotgun sequence genome window above contains:
- the LOC110673694 gene encoding pentatricopeptide repeat-containing protein At5g39980, chloroplastic; the encoded protein is MLSKSSPVSAAGPRKTWLVEPMSSLQRVLDPIPSSIFFLPPLPLPKFHFYTTAVKPRTHFLLLSARAARRDVWTRSNTTHRTPSYFPKRQNKEPVFLDHSVDMNELLSSISQTQNEQELYSLLSPYKDRQLSIRFMVSLLSHESDWERSIALLDWINEVARYSPSVFAYNVVMRNVLRAKQWELAYGLFDEMRQKALAPDRYTYSMLITYFGKAGMFDSSLFWLQQMEQDRVSGDLVLYSNLIELSRKLRDYSKAISIFMRLKRSGIMPDLVAYNSMINVFGKARLFREARMLLKEMREVGVMPDTVSYSTLLSVYVEHEKFVEALSVFAEMKDVKCPLDLTTCNIMIDVYGQLDMAKEADRLFWSMRKMGIEPNVVSYNTLLKVYGEAELFGEAIHLFRLMQRKDIEQNVITYNTMIKIYGKSLEHEKATNLVQEMQKRGIEPNAITYSTIISIWGKAGKLDRAAMLFQKLRSSGVEIDQVLYQTMIVAYERVGLVAHAKRLLHELKCPDNIPRETAIKILARAGRIEEATWVFRQAFDDGEVKDISVFGCMIDLFSRNKRPANVIEVFEKMRRAGYFPDSDVIALVLNAYGKLREFEKADSLYREMQEEGCVFPDEVHFQMLSLHGARKDFMMVESLFEKLDSDPNINKKELHLVVASIYEKANRLNDASRIMNSMSEEGVLRLQPF